One genomic segment of Deinococcus terrestris includes these proteins:
- the acs gene encoding acetate--CoA ligase: MTHPSTNDHIDNLLHENRVIAPPADFVARARLTREEYDRLYRRSLDDPDGFWSDVAGELHWMRRWDRVLDWQEPHAQWFVGGQTNVAYNALDRHVAAGRGDKTAILWEAEDGEVRRYSYAELLREVKRAANALTALGVEQGDRVTLYLPLIPEAAIAMLACARIGAIHSVVFGGFSVSALADRINDAQSKLLVTADAGQRRGSLVNLKANADEAARNTPSLEHMLVVCRANCDAPMQPGRDLWWHEALAAAGDEHEAAAVDSEHPLFVLYTSGSTGKPKGVLHTTGGYMVGTYLTTQTVFDLRDDDVYWCTADVGWVTGHSYSVYGPLLNGATVLMYEGAPNHPDWGRFWQLVERHRVSILYTAPTAIRSFMRQGDELPGRCDLSSLRLLGSVGEPINPEAWMWYYRVIGGERCPVVDTWWQTETGAIMLTTLPGAHPSKPGSAGLPMFGVEPAIMTHDGEELGPDDGGLLVIKRPWPSMLRTVYGDDERYRKSYWGEIPHVYFAGDGARRDADGYVTVMGRVDDVLNVSGHRLGTMEIESALVAHPAVAEAAVVGRPDEVKGEGVVAFVLPQAGFTVNAGELRAHVSREIGALARPDAIIVADALPKTRSGKIMRRFLRQIAAGKAIEGDTSTLEDPSVLERLAATPLG; this comes from the coding sequence ATGACCCACCCGTCCACGAACGACCACATCGACAACCTGCTGCACGAGAACCGGGTCATCGCGCCCCCCGCCGATTTCGTGGCCCGCGCCCGGCTGACGCGCGAGGAATACGACCGCCTCTACCGCCGCAGCCTGGACGACCCGGACGGCTTCTGGAGCGACGTGGCGGGAGAGTTGCACTGGATGCGGCGCTGGGACCGGGTGCTGGACTGGCAGGAGCCACACGCGCAGTGGTTCGTGGGCGGGCAGACCAACGTGGCCTACAACGCGCTCGACCGCCACGTGGCGGCGGGCCGGGGAGACAAGACCGCGATCCTCTGGGAAGCCGAGGACGGCGAGGTCCGGCGCTACAGCTACGCCGAGCTGCTGCGCGAGGTGAAGCGGGCGGCGAACGCGCTGACCGCGCTGGGGGTCGAACAGGGCGACCGGGTGACCCTCTACCTCCCGCTGATTCCGGAAGCGGCCATTGCCATGCTCGCCTGCGCCCGCATCGGCGCGATTCACAGCGTGGTGTTCGGAGGCTTTTCGGTCTCGGCGCTGGCCGACCGCATCAACGACGCCCAGAGCAAGCTGCTGGTCACCGCCGACGCGGGGCAGCGGCGGGGCAGCCTCGTGAACCTCAAGGCGAACGCGGACGAGGCGGCGCGGAACACCCCCAGCCTGGAGCACATGCTGGTGGTCTGCCGGGCGAACTGCGACGCGCCCATGCAGCCCGGCCGCGACCTCTGGTGGCACGAGGCCCTAGCCGCCGCCGGGGACGAGCACGAGGCCGCCGCCGTGGACAGCGAGCATCCCCTCTTCGTGCTGTACACCTCCGGCAGCACGGGCAAGCCCAAGGGCGTGCTGCACACGACGGGCGGGTACATGGTGGGCACGTACCTGACCACGCAAACGGTGTTTGACCTGCGCGACGACGACGTGTACTGGTGCACCGCCGACGTGGGCTGGGTGACCGGGCACTCCTACAGCGTGTACGGGCCGCTGCTCAACGGCGCGACCGTGCTGATGTACGAAGGGGCCCCCAACCACCCCGACTGGGGCCGCTTCTGGCAGCTCGTGGAGCGGCACCGGGTCAGCATCCTGTACACCGCGCCCACGGCCATCCGCTCCTTTATGCGGCAGGGCGACGAACTGCCGGGCCGCTGCGACCTGAGCAGCCTGCGCCTGCTGGGGTCGGTGGGCGAGCCGATCAACCCGGAAGCGTGGATGTGGTACTACCGCGTGATCGGCGGGGAGCGCTGCCCGGTGGTGGACACCTGGTGGCAGACCGAGACGGGCGCGATCATGCTGACCACCCTGCCCGGCGCCCACCCCAGCAAGCCCGGCAGCGCGGGCCTCCCGATGTTCGGCGTCGAGCCCGCGATCATGACCCATGACGGGGAGGAACTCGGCCCCGACGACGGCGGCCTGCTGGTCATCAAGCGGCCCTGGCCTTCCATGCTGCGGACCGTCTACGGCGACGACGAGCGCTACCGCAAGTCCTACTGGGGCGAGATTCCGCACGTGTATTTCGCGGGAGACGGCGCCCGGCGCGATGCCGACGGCTACGTCACGGTGATGGGGCGGGTGGACGACGTGCTCAACGTCTCCGGGCACCGCCTGGGGACGATGGAGATCGAGTCGGCGCTGGTGGCCCACCCCGCCGTCGCGGAGGCCGCCGTGGTGGGCCGCCCGGACGAGGTCAAGGGTGAAGGTGTGGTGGCCTTCGTGCTGCCGCAGGCGGGGTTCACGGTGAATGCCGGGGAGTTGCGGGCGCACGTCAGCCGCGAGATCGGCGCCCTGGCCCGCCCGGACGCGATCATCGTGGCGGACGCCCTGCCCAAGACCCGCAGCGGCAAGATCATGCGCCGCTTTCTGCGCCAGATCGCGGCGGGCAAGGCGATCGAGGGCGACACGAGCACCCTGGAAGACCCCAGCGTGCTGGAGCGGCTGGCGGCGACCCCGCTGGGCTGA